One region of Culex pipiens pallens isolate TS chromosome 2, TS_CPP_V2, whole genome shotgun sequence genomic DNA includes:
- the LOC120415421 gene encoding protein hunchback-like, which translates to MDSSFSSLCRAMQNFDSIMSGAAIPQQTSGSWMDMPIKAEPLDASSSYQQHYGHHYQSHLQHHQQDTPMSHSSPTSPQSVDSMDSINGGRTQYYESKSSGMLHGYNPLGFNPLTPPGYAGMFVPTQQQNQLQRQTTPNRSYGKQDSGYVSSTLTPTHTPPMDVTPPKSPKDIVETPKKDDDNNSSDCEGSYDGSDDEEGIRKPKINSHGKVKKFKCKQCEFIAVTKLSFWEHTRSHIKPEKMLNCPKCPFVTEYKHHLEYHMRNHDRSKPFQCPKCSYSCVNKSMLNSHMKSHSNVFQYRCADCNYATKYCHSLKLHLRKYAHKPDIVLNMDGTPNPLPIIDVYGTRRGPKTKSQKLADQKPQESQQQPQQAPLTPQSHPQTPQTQLPFTPPSSQPNNLQRNLLPHQLLPNPLAHMFKNANNLPLFPYLNLNFQMFADQQAAINQLSPNFHQFHDKQEQSSSPTKNPAPSSSTLSEELLKRITAAAADSSDFKPDVPSDEMDHQTTAEDLSTPAIETPLTPSTSIRSAAPVGSTGKNRRKGRAFKLERLESSSPATMEHSDDEHDEPKQPSPVKEAKEAALPVEACVTPQPPAAAPEMRFRCSYCEIGFEHEVMYTIHMGWHGYDDVFKCNMCGEKCEDRISFQLHMVRKAHPK; encoded by the coding sequence ATGGATTCTTCCTTCTCTTCCCTTTGCAGAGCCATGCAGAACTTCGACTCCATCATGTCCGGCGCGGCGATTCCGCAGCAAACCAGCGGCAGCTGGATGGACATGCCGATCAAGGCGGAACCGCTGGACGCGAGCAGCAGTTATCAGCAGCACTACGGCCATCACTATCAGAGCCATCTACAGCACCACCAGCAGGACACTCCGATGTCCCACTCCAGTCCGACCTCGCCGCAGAGCGTTGACTCGATGGATTCGATCAACGGCGGACGGACTCAGTACTACGAGTCGAAATCAAGCGGGATGCTTCACGGATACAACCCGCTTGGGTTCAACCCGTTGACACCGCCGGGGTACGCTGGGATGTTCGTCCCGACTCAGCAGCAGAACCAGCTGCAGCGACAGACTACGCCGAACAGGAGCTACGGCAAGCAGGATTCCGGCTACGTGTCGTCCACGTTGACCCCGACGCACACGCCACCGATGGACGTGACGCCGCCAAAGTCACCAAAGGACATTGTGGAGACGCCCAAGAAAGACGACGACAACAACAGCTCGGACTGCGAGGGTTCGTACGACGGCAGTGACGACGAGGAGGGCATCCGCAAGCCGAAGATCAACTCCCACGGAAAGGTCAAGAAGTTCAAGTGCAAGCAGTGCGAGTTTATCGCGGTGACGAAGCTGAGCTTCTGGGAGCACACCCGGAGTCACATCAAGCCGGAGAAGATGCTCAACTGCCCAAAGTGTCCGTTTGTGACGGAGTACAAGCATCACTTGGAGTACCACATGCGCAACCACGACCGATCAAAGCCGTTCCAGTGCCCCAAGTGCAGCTACAGCTGCGTCAACAAGTCGATGCTGAACTCGCACATGAAGTCCCACTCGAACGTGTTCCAGTACCGTTGTGCCGACTGCAACTACGCTACCAAGTACTGCCACTCGCTCAAGCTTCACCTGCGGAAGTACGCTCACAAGCCGGATATCGTGCTGAACATGGACGGAACCCCCAACCCACTACCCATCATCGACGTGTACGGAACGCGTCGTGGACCCAAAACCAAATCGCAGAAGCTAGCCGATCAGAAACCTCAGGAGTCCCAACAACAGCCCCAACAAGCCCCCCTCACACCCCAATCCCATCCGCAAACCCCCCAAACCCAACTCCCCTTCACCCCACCCAGCAGCCAACCAAACAACCTCCAGCGGAACCTGCTCCCCCACCAGCTCCTCCCGAACCCGCTCGCCCACATGTTCAAGAACGCCAACAACCTCCCGCTCTTCCCCTACCTGAACCTCAACTTCCAGATGTTCGCGGACCAACAAGCCGCCATCAACCAACTGTCCCCGAACTTCCACCAGTTCCACGACAAGCAGGAACAATCCTCCTCCCCAACCAAAAACCCCGCCCCATCCTCCTCAACGCTCAGCGAAGAGCTGCTCAAACGCATcacggccgccgccgccgacaGCTCCGACTTCAAGCCGGACGTCCCCTCCGACGAGATGGACCACCAAACCACCGCCGAAGACCTGTCCACCCCCGCCATCGAAACCCCCCTCACCCCGTCCACCAGCATCCGCTCGGCCGCCCCCGTCGGCAGCACCGGCAAGAACCGCCGCAAGGGACGTGCCTTCAAGCTGGAGCGGCTCGAGTCGTCGTCGCCTGCCACGATGGAACACTCCGACGACGAGCACGATGAGCCGAAGCAGCCCAGCCCCGTCAAAGAAGCGAAGGAGGCGGCGCTGCCCGTCGAAGCTTGCGTTACGCCGCAACCGCCTGCGGCGGCGCCGGAGATGCGCTTCCGGTGCAGCTACTGCGAGATCGGCTTCGAGCACGAGGTCATGTACACGATCCACATGGGCTGGCACGGGTACGACGACGTGTTCAAGTGTAACATGTGCGGGGAAAAGTGCGAGGACCGGATCAGCTTCCAGCTGCACATGGTGCGGAAGGCGCACCCGAAGTAG